The genome window CTCGAAGAATTGATCGTCAATACTGTAAACTACGGGTACGACGACGATGCACGCCACGAGATTGAGGTCACGCTGACCTCGGATGAGGATGTTTTCACCGTTGAGATTATAGACGACGGGCATGCCTTCAATCCACTGAGTGACGCTCCCGAACCAGATTTGGACGCAGGGATAGAAGATCGGCCGATAGGGGGGCTTGGCATCCATCTGATGCGCGTTATGATGGACGATGTACACTATCGCCGAGAGCAGAATAAGAATCATCTTACTCTGATTAAGCGGAGGAATGGATGAGGGGAATGCTCTACAA of Gemmatimonadota bacterium contains these proteins:
- a CDS encoding ATP-binding protein: MKRSLCIASDLGELERLHDAVAELGEAGAWPPDLVYQVDLVLEELIVNTVNYGYDDDARHEIEVTLTSDEDVFTVEIIDDGHAFNPLSDAPEPDLDAGIEDRPIGGLGIHLMRVMMDDVHYRREQNKNHLTLIKRRNG